TTGCCGATGGCAACCAGTCAAGACCATAAACGTCTGCTGGATGACGACAAAGGCCCTAATACCGGCGGTATGGGCGCATACAGCCCTGCTCCGGTGGTGACGCCTGATGTGTATGAGCGCGCGATGAATGAAATTATTTTGCCGACCGTGGCCAGTATGAAAGCAGAAGGTCATGAGTTTACCGGCTTTTTATACGCGGGCTTGATGATTGATAAAACCGGTGCGCCTTATACTATCGAATTCAACTGCCGTTTCGGCGACCCTGAAACCCAGCCGATTATGAGCCGTTTGGATAGCGATTTGGTGGATTTGGTTGAAGCGGCAATCGATGGCAAACTGGATAGTGTTACTGCCGAATGGAATCCGCAGACTGCAGTAGGCGTGGTGTTGGCTGCACAAAACTATCCTGACTCTCCGAAAAAAGGCGATGTGATCTTCGGCTTGGATAAAGCCAATCAAATCGGTAAAGTTTTCCATGCCGGTACTGCAACGAATGAAAAAGGCGAAGTGGTAACCAACGGCGGCCGTGTGTTGTGTGTAGTCGGTTTGGGCGATGATGTTGCACAAGCTAAAAGCAAGGCTTATGAGGCATTGGAAACCATCCGTTTTGACGGTATGCAATACCGTAAAGACATTGCCGATAAAGCCATCAACCGTTAATAATGAATAAAAATAGGCCGTCTGAACACAGATTGTCCGACAATCGCAGTTTCAGACGGCCTTGGTATTATGATGATGTTCTCCAGAATTTTATCGGCTGCAGCCCAACGCAAGCTGCAGGCGCATCTTAAAAAAGGCGGTTTGGTCGCCTATCCTACCGAGTCTTGCTATGGCTTGGGCTGTGTCCCTACTTTGCCAAAAGCACTCAACCAATTGATTCATCTGAAAAAACGACCGCAACACAAAGGCATGATTGTCATTGGCCATAGCTTGGAACAGTTGCAACCTTTGTTGCAAAGGCCGTCTGAAAATATCCAAACCATGCTGCATGAAGCATGGCCTGCTCCGAAAACTTTTTTATTGCCGGCCGGCAAAAAAGTATTGCCCTCATTGCGGGGAAAAAGACGCAGTAAATTGGCTGTCAGGGTTCCTGCGCACGCAGGTGCAAGGCGTTTGTGTCAGGTTTTGGAAATACCTTTAGTCTCTACTTCATGCAATCGTGCAGGAAAACGGGCATGCAAAACGGAAAGGGAAGTTAGAAGACAGTTTGGCAGGAAAGTTTGGGTTGTAGGCGGATTGATAGGTAAGCAGAAAACGCCTAGCCAGATTATTGACGGAGAAACAGGGGCAAGGCTGCGTTAAAGAAGGGTTGTATCATCAAAGGAAAGGTATTTATTTGGAGAAGCAAATTTTTTCCAAAAGATTGGAATACCTGTGTGAAAAGCATTTAGTGCAGATCCAGTTTGATACATAGCAGTCTGTAAATATAGATCGATTAAGCAGATAGTAAGTCAGTAAATAGAGTAGAAAGCAGTATTTTGTGAAATGCTCTTGCAAAGAATGAAGCAAATTTTGAGCGTAAATGAATCACTGTAATAAATTATTTTTGAATAAACAAATTTTGTGGATAAATTTGATGATAAATTTCCATCAAAACATAAAAGGCCGTCTGAAACTTGATATTCAAAGCATTCAGACGGCCTTTTAAATATTTAAACTGTGGATAACTTTGTGAATAAGTGTGGATTAAAGCTTATGTCCGCACACAGTTTCGTATTGTTTTTCAGTAATCGTGCCGCTCATGACGCTCATTGGGCGGATGCTGGTCGGCGTATAGCTTTGGTTGGAAATTACCCGGCCGTGTTCGTCCATCAGTTGCAGCGCTGCCAGACGATAGGTTTTGTTTGAGCAATGAATTTCCCAGCTGCCGATGGCTGTTTTATAGGCCGGCGTATTGACGAAACGTTCCTCTTTCAGTTTGGAAACGGTTTTTTTATCGCGGAAAGTAACCAGTGCACCATTTCTTTTAATGCTGCTTTTATCAATGGCTACTTTGATATTGCCTTCAGAGATGGTGCCGATGTTGGTCCAGTTGCCGCCGCCGCTTGAAGTGGTGGTTGTTTCACAGGCACTCAACATCAAAGCCGCAAATACGGTTGCAGCCAGGGAAAAACGTTTGATATTCATAAAACCTCATTATTTACAAAAAGTCAGTCGATATTATCCGTGAAGATGGCATATATCGTAAATCGATTTTGCAAAGTTGAACCTCTGAAAAGAATTTTATGAAAAATAAGCTGAAAAGGCCGTCTGAAACCTGTCTTTCAGACGGCCTTGGAGTGTAAAATCATGTATAATTGCAAACAATTTGGTTTTCATCCCATAGGAAGATCCGACATGATTAACCCTATCGCTGCACTTTCCCCATTAGATGGCCGCTACGCCAAATCCGTTGAAGCATTGCGTCCGATTTTCTCCGAATACGGCCTGATGCGTGCGCGTGTCAAAGTTGAATTAAACTGGCTCAAAGCCCTTGCCGCCGAGCCTAAGATTGTAGAAGTTCCTGCTTTCAGCGATTTTACGCTTGCCGAAATCGACAAAGTGATCGAAACCTTCTCACTTGAAGATGCCGCCGCCGTCAAAGCCATTGAGGCGACCACCAATCACGACGTCAAAGCCATCGAATATTGGCTTAAAGAACGCTTCTCCGGCGTGCCTGAAGTGGCTGCCGCCAGCGAGTTCATCCACTTTGCCTGCACCAGCGAAGACATCAACAACCTGTCCCACGCTTTAATGCTGC
This region of Neisseria subflava genomic DNA includes:
- the purD gene encoding phosphoribosylamine--glycine ligase, with amino-acid sequence MKLLVIGNGGREHALAWKLAQSSKVETVFVAPGNAGTAIEPKLQNIALTAHQDLIDFCRNENIAFTVVGPEAPLAAGVVNDFRAAGLKIFGPTQYAAQLESSKDFAKAFMAKYKIPTAQYQTFENADAAHDYVNQKGAPIVIKADGLAAGKGVIVAMTLDEAHAAIDDMLLGNKMGNAGARVVIEDFLQGEEASFIVMVDGNHVLPMATSQDHKRLLDDDKGPNTGGMGAYSPAPVVTPDVYERAMNEIILPTVASMKAEGHEFTGFLYAGLMIDKTGAPYTIEFNCRFGDPETQPIMSRLDSDLVDLVEAAIDGKLDSVTAEWNPQTAVGVVLAAQNYPDSPKKGDVIFGLDKANQIGKVFHAGTATNEKGEVVTNGGRVLCVVGLGDDVAQAKSKAYEALETIRFDGMQYRKDIADKAINR
- a CDS encoding L-threonylcarbamoyladenylate synthase; the encoded protein is MMFSRILSAAAQRKLQAHLKKGGLVAYPTESCYGLGCVPTLPKALNQLIHLKKRPQHKGMIVIGHSLEQLQPLLQRPSENIQTMLHEAWPAPKTFLLPAGKKVLPSLRGKRRSKLAVRVPAHAGARRLCQVLEIPLVSTSCNRAGKRACKTEREVRRQFGRKVWVVGGLIGKQKTPSQIIDGETGARLR
- a CDS encoding surface-adhesin E family protein, which produces MNIKRFSLAATVFAALMLSACETTTTSSGGGNWTNIGTISEGNIKVAIDKSSIKRNGALVTFRDKKTVSKLKEERFVNTPAYKTAIGSWEIHCSNKTYRLAALQLMDEHGRVISNQSYTPTSIRPMSVMSGTITEKQYETVCGHKL